From the Candidatus Peregrinibacteria bacterium genome, one window contains:
- a CDS encoding Bro-N domain-containing protein, whose product METKIAIFKGKEVRKTLHNNEWWFSVSDVVEVLTDSTNVKEYIKKMRKRDNELDVNWGTICTPLRIEAPDGKMRETNCANTEGIFRIIQSISSPKAEPFKRWLAKVGYERVQEIEDPELASKRTRALYKAKGYSDAWIEKRMRGIAIREELTDEWDKRGVKEEREYSILTAEISKATFGMTPSQYKELKGLKRENLRDHMNDLELIFSMLGEAATTEIARNTDAQGFDKNKTAAQKGGKIAGDARKKLEIESGKKVVSKENYLQSPQDKKLLDS is encoded by the coding sequence ATGGAAACTAAAATCGCCATCTTCAAAGGCAAGGAAGTCCGAAAAACCCTCCATAATAATGAGTGGTGGTTTTCCGTTTCGGATGTGGTTGAGGTGCTCACGGATTCAACCAATGTGAAAGAGTACATCAAAAAGATGAGAAAACGAGATAATGAACTGGATGTCAACTGGGGGACAATTTGTACCCCCCTTCGAATTGAAGCACCAGACGGGAAAATGAGAGAAACAAACTGTGCCAATACTGAAGGAATTTTCCGCATTATTCAGTCTATTTCATCTCCGAAAGCAGAACCATTCAAGCGCTGGCTCGCTAAAGTCGGCTACGAACGAGTACAGGAGATCGAAGATCCCGAACTTGCCAGTAAGAGAACCCGAGCGCTTTATAAAGCCAAAGGATATTCCGATGCATGGATTGAAAAGCGTATGCGTGGCATTGCCATTCGTGAAGAATTGACCGATGAATGGGATAAACGAGGAGTAAAAGAAGAAAGAGAGTATTCCATTTTGACCGCCGAGATTTCTAAGGCGACTTTTGGCATGACACCAAGCCAATACAAAGAATTAAAAGGACTAAAACGGGAAAACCTTCGTGATCACATGAACGATCTTGAGTTGATTTTCTCTATGCTTGGTGAGGCGGCTACAACGGAAATCGCTCGCAATACCGACGCGCAAGGCTTTGATAAAAACAAAACTGCCGCACAGAAAGGCGGAAAAATTGCGGGAGATGCCCGCAAGAAGCTCGAAATTGAAAGTGGTAAAAAGGTCGTTTCCAAAGAAAACTACCTACAAAGCCCGCAGGATAAAAAATTATTAGACTCTTAA
- the bet gene encoding phage recombination protein Bet produces the protein MPSAQWNSSFAYTPKSEVFHATSQPKRTFTAYSSGSDAEKSGNSFFLKKKEFQIFFHHLIQIAMTKTSTALKATKAIAVALPRDVWQEQNALAEIQKIYGKDLTDGEFTTLCQIGQATGLNPFLREIWAVKYGNNPASIFIGRDGYRKAAQRNPEYDYHHLDAVYQNDDFKVENSEVKHTYSVKDRGTLIGAYCIVKRHKATKPIFTFVDFNEYYQGNKDDDGKIKKKFDRFKKQYVDMGETLWDSKPATMIKKVAEAQGLRMAFQSMFAGTYAEDEQWDHEEVQEKEATQGAPETVKLPDPKMEKKIQPETGEDLHKVWNELWTLYMEKMPNEATENGELKYTPEKSEATRKLTMQKLCGKKSSTDLTEKEAKEFVKRCKAKIKELKELPNPNDEQEAPSLSQALPAMAR, from the coding sequence TTGCCCTCTGCGCAATGGAACTCGTCGTTTGCATATACGCCGAAATCAGAGGTATTCCATGCGACCTCCCAACCCAAAAGGACATTCACCGCCTATTCCTCTGGTTCAGACGCAGAAAAATCAGGAAACAGCTTCTTCCTAAAAAAGAAGGAGTTTCAAATATTTTTTCATCATTTAATCCAAATTGCCATGACAAAAACTAGCACAGCCTTAAAGGCGACCAAGGCAATAGCGGTCGCACTCCCACGAGATGTTTGGCAAGAGCAGAATGCTCTCGCTGAAATCCAAAAAATCTACGGAAAAGACCTGACCGACGGCGAGTTTACAACGCTCTGTCAAATCGGACAGGCCACAGGACTCAATCCTTTTCTCCGCGAAATCTGGGCGGTGAAATACGGGAATAATCCCGCCAGTATTTTTATCGGAAGAGATGGCTATCGCAAAGCCGCTCAAAGAAATCCCGAATACGATTACCACCATCTTGATGCGGTGTATCAAAACGACGACTTCAAAGTGGAAAACAGCGAAGTAAAGCACACCTACTCCGTCAAAGACCGCGGCACGCTTATCGGTGCATACTGCATCGTCAAGCGGCATAAAGCTACGAAGCCCATCTTCACCTTCGTGGATTTCAACGAATATTATCAAGGGAATAAAGATGATGATGGCAAGATCAAAAAGAAATTCGACCGTTTCAAAAAACAGTATGTGGATATGGGTGAGACGCTTTGGGATTCCAAGCCAGCCACGATGATCAAAAAAGTGGCGGAGGCTCAAGGGCTTCGCATGGCGTTTCAATCAATGTTTGCGGGGACTTATGCGGAAGACGAGCAATGGGATCATGAAGAAGTTCAAGAGAAGGAAGCAACGCAAGGAGCACCAGAAACCGTCAAATTGCCCGATCCAAAGATGGAAAAGAAAATCCAGCCTGAAACGGGCGAAGATCTGCACAAAGTTTGGAATGAACTCTGGACTCTCTATATGGAAAAAATGCCGAATGAAGCGACGGAAAACGGCGAACTCAAATATACGCCCGAAAAATCCGAAGCCACTCGCAAATTAACCATGCAAAAGCTTTGCGGAAAGAAAAGCTCCACTGATCTTACGGAAAAAGAAGCGAAGGAGTTTGTAAAACGCTGCAAAGCCAAAATCAAAGAACTCAAAGAGCTTCCAAATCCCAACGACGAGCAGGAAGCTCCGAGCTTATCACAGGCATTGCCTGCAATGGCCAGATAA
- a CDS encoding helix-turn-helix transcriptional regulator has product MASHQKIIARIKAVREELGWSQAELSRQMKQASNTIQKIESGFIKNPEKYLPDIAIATKKTLSYFYGEDNPELTQFAEKARKYDALIELIKESGILVGGENSSVNSNGGEKNVTVGGNGNNVNVNSDATKIVEEIMKKDHDEHQLILRILELEKDEKDKLFQLYEIVKTKHK; this is encoded by the coding sequence ATGGCCTCACATCAAAAAATCATCGCCCGAATTAAAGCTGTCCGAGAGGAACTTGGGTGGTCGCAGGCAGAGCTTTCCCGTCAGATGAAACAAGCTTCTAACACGATTCAAAAAATCGAGAGCGGGTTCATTAAAAACCCTGAAAAGTACCTGCCTGACATTGCGATTGCTACCAAAAAAACCTTATCCTATTTCTACGGAGAAGATAATCCCGAATTAACACAATTTGCAGAAAAAGCAAGAAAGTATGACGCACTGATTGAGCTGATTAAGGAGAGCGGTATTTTAGTCGGAGGCGAGAATAGTAGTGTAAACAGCAACGGAGGAGAGAAAAATGTTACCGTCGGAGGCAACGGCAATAATGTGAATGTAAATAGTGATGCTACTAAAATAGTAGAGGAGATAATGAAAAAAGATCACGATGAACATCAGCTCATCTTGAGAATTTTAGAATTGGAAAAAGACGAGAAAGACAAACTCTTCCAGTTATACGAAATCGTTAAAACGAAACATAAATAA